The Mucilaginibacter terrae region CGAATGTTGGGACCGGCATTGTTGGCTATCCGAAACCCGGCATACCCCGTACCCTGACCGCAATTTGTTGCATTAACCGTTCCTACCGTTCCGTTTTTTGATTTGTTAAGCAGCAAACCACACGCGCCGGCATTACTGGCCGTTACGGTGCCAATGGTAAAACCGTCTACTCCGTAGGTTTCAACGGCGTTATCGCCCGAGCCGCTGATATTACAACTGGTGAGGGTGAAGTTGCGAGACCAATCGCCTTTGCTGTCGTCAACCCGGATGCCTAAACCCGATGACGAATTAAGTGTCATGGTAATATTGCTCAGGGTAATGTTGCTGCAGGTTTTTAGCCAGATGCCATACCGTGGGTTACCGCTAACCTTCATGTTTTTAACTTCTATGTCGGTACGGCGTTCGCCTTGTATGGGTACAATTAACTGGTCGGTGCTGTTGCAGGTAAAGGTTGTGTTGCCAAAATCGAGTATGGTATAGCTTGGAATATTTACCGCTTTTATAGCACCGCCAGATTGGCCCGAACTACCTGAATTTTTAATTAAAACGGTTTCTTTGGTGGTACGGCCCGCAGTTAGATTATTGCACGCAGCTTGTATAGCTGCAATGTAATCGGTACCGGTATATTTGGTTACACCGTTTACTTTGGCAGTAAAGGTACCGCCCGAGCCGGTTACCTCGGCAGAGCTTGTTGCGGCCGGGCGAATGTTACTGCCATCATCGGTAGCGACAGTGGTTTCTTCGGGCGTGGTTGATTGTTTTTCTTTCTGGCAGCTGCTGAAGCACAAAAACAGGCTAACAGCAAAGCCCATGTGGAGTAAACTCCAAGGCAGGTTTTTTCTTTTCATAAAGGTTTTTAGTTGGTTTTCAGATAATTGGTAAAACGAATGTGACACATATTACCATGATAACTATCCTGCACCTTCCTGAACTTAAACGAAAGTTTTATTTAACCCGCCAACAAATAGCAGGGGCTCCTTTTAGGTATCTTTTAGTTAAAAGATGTTAAATAAAAAATTGACATGCATTTGTAAACAATATGCCTGTTATTTTCGGGCTGAAATAAATAATTGACTGATTTACATTATATAATTATCTTTGCAGGATGTTTAAAAAGCAACGTGCTATAATTGCAGGTTTATTTGTTGCCATAATACTTGTAACCGGTAGCTGCAAAAGCAGTTACGAGAAGTTAAAAGAGAGTAACGACCGGGCTAAGCAATATCAGCAAGCCATAAAATTTTATAATAAAAAAGACTACTCAAGAGCATTGGAGCTGTTTGAGCTTTTAACGCCTAAATACCGCGGCCACGGTGAGGCCGAAGAGTTGTTCTTTTACTATGCATATGCTAACTACTATTTAAAGGATTATACCTCGGCACGTTACCATTTTAAAAACTTTGCCGATATGTACCCGGCCAGTAACCGCTCTGAGGAGTGCCGTTATATGTCGGCCTATTGCTACTACCTTGATTCGCCAAACCCAACACTCGATCAGGAGAATACAACTAAAGCAATTGAAACCCTTCAGTTGTTTATTAACTTGTACCCTAAGAGCGAACGTAGTGTGGAGGCTGGTAAACTTATACAAAACCTACGCGATAAGCTTGAAACCAAAGCTTACTTAGCATCGAAATTGTACTTTGACATGGGCGATTATTTATCGGCAGTAATGTCGTTCAACAATGCCCTGCGCGATTACCCCGACACTAAATACGGTGAAGAAATGGAATACCTGATCGTAAATGCACAATACATGTATGCTAAAAACAGTGCCGAGTACCGCCAGGAAGATCGTTTTACCCAAACTATTACCTTTGCCGATCAGTTTAACGAGAAGTTTCCGGAGAGTAAGTACAAAGGTGATGTTGCTGATTTCCGTAAAAATAGCGAGCGTGGAATTGAAAATGCCAAACGCGTACTGGCCGCATTAGCAGCCGAAGGCAAACTGGCCAAAAAGATAGCTAAAGACAGTACCCGTTCAACAGGGCAGCAACAGTCCATAACTGACAAACAAAATCAAAAAAGTCCGCAATAATAAAATATAAAGAAAATGAGCAAAGATCTTAATAATAAACCAGCTGTTGCAAGCAGCACCGTGACCCGCGATTTGCGTGATTTAGACAGAACCACCAACAACTTGTATGAGTCGATCGTGATTATGTCGAAACGTGCTAACCAAATCTCTAACAACATTAAAGAGGAGTTACACCAAAAACTTTCGGAGTTTGCATCATCAAATGATAATCTGGAAGAAGTATTTGAAAACCGCGAGCAAATCGAAATTTCTAAACACTACGAGCGTTTACCTAAGCCAACTTTGGTTGCCGTTCAGGAGTTTTTAGAAGATAAGGTTTACTTCCGTAACCCAAACAAAGAGTAAGTTGCCCCCCCGGGAGGGAGGATTTAATTTATATGCCGGATATTAAGTAATTAATATCCGGTTTTTTTATGCTCACCCAACTCGTCTCCGGGAGGGTTAGATTGGGCAATTGCGGGCAACTATCCTTATTCTGCTTTTTTATAATATTTTTGCACTATGCTCGAAGGCAAAAAAATTGTTTTAGGCGTATGCGGAAGCATAGCGGCCTACAAAGCGGCCACACTGGTTAGGCTATTGGTTAAGGCCGGGGCCGAGGTTCAGGTTATAATGACGGCCGATGCTGCCAGCTTTATTACCCCGCTTACGCTTTCTACCCTGTCAAAAAAACCGGTACTGGTGAAATACTTCGAGGCTGAAACCGGTGTTTGGAACAACCATGTAGAACTGGGATTATGGGCCGATTTATTTATTATAGCTCCGGCCAGTGCCAATACTTTGGCTAAAATGGCTAACGGGCAGTGCGATAATTTGCTTACGGCCGCTTACCTATCGGCCAAATGCCCCGTGTATTTTGCGCCTGCTATGGATTTAGATATGTGGCGACACCCGGCTACGCTTAATAACGTTCAAAAACTAAAAAGCTACGGCAATATCCTAATTCAACCCGGTACTGGCGAACTGGCCAGTGGGCTGCATGGCGAAGGCCGTATGGCCGAACCGGAAGATATTCTGAATTTCATCACTGCGGATATAAATAAAACGCTACCCTTAACCGGGAAAAGCATACTGGTTACCGCCGGCCCCACTTATGAGGCTATTGACCCGGTGAGGTTTATAGGCAACCATTCATCAGGCAAAATGGGATTTGCCATTGCCGATGAATTGGCTAAACAAGGTGCTATGATCACATTAGTGAGTGGCCCATCGGCTTTAATAAGTAAGCAGCCGGGTATTAAGCGGGTTGATGTAACATCAGCTGCCGAAATGCTTGAAGCTTGCACCACCTATTTTGAAAATGCCGATGCCTGTGTAATGAGCGCCGCCGTGGCCGATTATACCCCGGTAACCGTAGCCGATCAAAAAATCAAGAAGAAGGAAGATACCTTTTGTATTGATTTAAAAAAGACCACCGACATATTAAAGGTATTAGGCGAACGCAAACAAGCCAACCAGTTACTCATAGGCTTTGCACTCGAAACACAAAACGAAGAGCAAAACGCCATCGATAAGCTGCATAAGAAAAACCTCGATCTCATTATTCTCAATTCGCTGAATGATAATGGTGCCGGTTTTAAATTCGATACCAACAAGATAACGATGATTGACAGCAGTTTGCAAAAAACCACCTTCGATACCAAAAGCAAAACCGAAGTAGCTGCTGATATATGTGATAAAATAATAGCTTTGATAAAATGAAAAAGCTTATCCTGTACATTGCTGCCTGCCTGATAGGTTTTACCGCTTCGGCGCAAGACCTTAATGCACGTGTACAGGTGCTATCGCCTAAAATTGCCACTACCAACAAGCGTATATTTACCACGCTGCAAACCGCCATGCGCGATTTTCTGAATGGCCGCAAGTGGAGCGCTGATGCCATACAGCCTGATGAAAAAATTGATTGCAGCTTTATTTTAACCATTACCGCCTGGGACAACGGCACCAGCTTTAGCGGCGAGTTGCAGGTACAATCAACCCGTCCGGTATTTAATGCCTCGTATAATTCGCCGGTATTTAGCATTAACGACCGCGATTTTGATTTTACGTATACCGAAGGGCAAACCATTGACTTTAATAACCAGAGCTTTCAAAGCAACCTGGCATCGGTATTGGCCTATTACGCGTATACCGTATTGGCGTTTGATTACGATAGTTTTTCGAAATTTGGCGGAACACCGTATTATGCCAACGCACAATCGGTAGTTATAAATGCACAAAGCTCGTCATACCGTGGCTGGAAAGCGTTTGATAATAACACTAACCGCTACTGGCTATCCGAAAACACCATGAGCGGAACCTACATTCCGCTGCGTGAGTTTTTATATACTTATCATAGATTAGGCATTGACCGCATGGTTGAAAATGCCGCCACTGCACGCCAAACTATTTTTACCGCCCTTCCGTCGCTTACTCAATTAGACCGTGTGCGTGTTGGTGCTACCCTCCCAACCCTATTCTTTTTGGCTAAACGCAATGAGCTGGTTTCCATTTTTTCGAAGGCCGACCCGCAAATGCGCACTCAAGCAATGAACATTTTATTACAGGCTGACCCGGCTAACGGGAACCTTTATAAGTCCCTGCAACAATAATTTCATTTTTTTCTTGCATATACGAAATCTATCGTAGATATTTGTACGAAGAAATTCGTACATGATGAATATTAAACCTACAGAGAGCGAACTGGAAATATTACAAGTGCTTTGGAACAAAGGCAACTGTACCGTTCGGGATGTGCATGAGGAATTAACCAAGACCAAAGACGCCGGCTATACTACCACGCTTAAACTGATGCAGATCATGCACGACAAAGGCTTGGTTACGCGTGATTCATCGGCCAAAACACATATTTACCAAGCCGCTTTTAGCGAACAGCAGGCACAAAAAACCGCGCTCGATAAAATTATCACCACGGTATTTAAAGGTTCGGCTGCCGAACTGGTTATGCAGGCACTGGGCAACCACAAGGCATCAAAAGATGAGATTGATGCGATCAAGGACTATCTGAAAAAATTTGAATAACCACACCCAACCCTTATAACAATGGAAACAGTATTGTATAATTTAGGACAAGCGGTAGGCGCCGCCATTATTCATTCGTTATGGCAGGCCTTGTTGGTATACCTGGTATTACGGGCTATGCTTGCGGCCCTGCCGGGCATTAGTGCAGGCGGAAAATACAACTTATCGGTTGCTGCTTTAATGAGCATTAGCTTGTGGTTTTTGTTTACACTGGTTATGCAACTCTATGATCAAAACTGGGGCAACAACGATGCATTGCAGGAAACTTACCCGTTAACGTTACAGGCGATGAGCAAATCGGCCGTGCAGGTTTACCAGGATTACAGCTTAAGCCTGCGCCCCCACCTGCCCTACATCAGTTTATTATACATGTGCGGTTTAATACTGCAAACTACCCGATTAATGTGGAACAGGCAGCAGCTTAACCAACTCAAACAATCGTTTATACAAAATGATGCTTTAAGTGAGCAGGTAAGCCGTTTGGCAAAAAGACTTTCGTTAAACAAAACGGTGTTCATTGGTTTAAGCAAGTACGTTACCGTTCCATGTGTGGCCGGTTATTTAAAGCCCATCCTGCTTTTACCGGCATCGGTATATACCTGCCTTTCGGCTGCCGAAATTGAAGCCATTATTATACATGAACTGGCGCACGTAAAACGGCACGATTACCTGGTTAACTACATGCAACAATTATTGGCTACGGTAATGTTCTTTAACCCTTTTACGCATTTAATAAACCGCATTATTAATACCGAGCGCGAAAACTGCTGCGACGACATGGTAGTGAGCGTAACCGGCCAACCTTTAAACTATGCCTACGCCCTGCTCAAATTGCAAGAAACACAAACACATCAAAACACGCTGGCACTTGCAGCCACCGGTAAAAACTACACCCTCCTAAATCGAATAGAACGTATCATGAAAACACAAAAACCAAGCGGTAACATTCGCCACCTCGTTTTTTCGCTGGCACTGTTAGCCGGTAGTATTTGCAGCATTGCCTGGTTAAATCCTGAATTTAAAGATGGCAAATTAGTGGTTAGGCCGGTAAAGGCATTTAATGCCCGGCAAAACGTATTAACCGATACGCTGCCCAAACATCACAAAATGCCTGAAACTTTAAAGGTTGTTAAAACATCAAAACCAAAGTTGCCCAAGGCTGCAAAACCAGCATCAACAGAAGATATTGGTTATGCCGTAAGTTATTCTGACGATCCAAAACTGGATCGCTTAACCAGGGAAGTTGACAAGCAGGCTGCAATTATAGACAAGTATTATAACAGCCCCAAGTATCTCAAACTTCAGCAAGAGCTGGAAAAAGTGGGAGAAAAATTGGATATGTTTCAGGAATCGCCTGAAATAAAGGGGTTGCAGGAAAGATTTGAAAAACAAAGCTCATCTTTTGATGCACTTAATAACGATCCGCAAATAGAAAAAATAAACAGCCAGATAGATGAACTGAGCAACAACATAGACCAGTATTACAACAGTACCGAATATAAAAAAGCGTTGGATAATTATGAAAAAGCTGAAAAAGAATTGGGCAATATAGCAAACCCCAACAGCAATACTTATAAAGCGCGTTACAAGGCGTTTCAAAAAGCAGCAGATAACTTTAACAAATATCAGCATAGCCAGTATATCAAAAATCAGCAAGATGAAATTAGAATACTAAGCGGTAAAATGAGGGAATTTTACAATAGTGCCGAATATGTTAAGCAGCGCGACGCGATCAAACTAATGTCGGATAGTATAGGCAAAGCTTTTCATAACCCAAAAATGAAAGGTTACCGTGAGCAAATGAATGCTTTGCAAAAACAGCTGCAGCTGCTTCAATCCACACCAGAGTTAAAATTGGCCCATCTTCGCTTAAAGCAAGCATCTCAACGGGTGCGCGAGTATATGAACAGCGCAGAATTTAAAAAGCGCAACCCAACTTACATGAGTAATGGTTATACCCATCAGTTAAAAAAGACAAAAGTTGAAAAACTTGAGATCAAAGAAAAACCTAAAGAGATCATCATACTTGAACCTACAATTAATTAACCAACTTAAAGGCGCTCTAACAAGCGCCTTTTTTATGCACTATACTTACGCTTAAAACACCAAATGCTAATATTGTTAGACATTATTTAGGTATTTGAATATCTTTGTCTACAAGGATATTTACACATGCTTCAGCAGCTAACCATTAATAACTACGCATTAATTGATAACCTCGACATTAGTTTTGATGCCGGGCTAAACATTATAACCGGCGAAACCGGTGCCGGTAAATCCATTATACTGGGTGCATTATCGTTAATACTGGGTCAGCGGGCCGAGAGTAAGTACTTTTTTAATCAGCAAAAAAAGTGCGTTATAGAGGGTACCTTTAAAATAGGCGGGTTTCATTTAAAAGCATTTTTTGAAGACAATGACCTGGATTATGAAGTAGAAACGGTGTTAAGGCGAGAAATATCGTCGGATGGTAAATCACGTGCTTTTGTGAACGATACGCCGGTTAACCTGGCAACGCTTAAACTATTGGGCGAGCAGCTTATCGACATCCACTCGCAACAAGCCACTCGCGAAATTAACGATCCGGCATTTCAGCTATTGGTGGTTGACGGCGTGGCTAAACATCAGCCTTTGTTGTTGGAGTATCAATCCGGTTTTCGTGCTTACAAAAAAGCTAATACCCGGTTACAGCAGTTAATAACTGATAGCAATAAGGCCAAGGCCGACCTTGATTATTACCAGTTTCAGTTTGATGAACTGGAGAAAGCCGCATTGCTGGCTGATGAGCAGGAAGAACTGGAAAAAGAACTTTTTACCTTAAACAATGCCGAAGAAATTAAGCGCAACTTAACCGGCGCGTTGTATTTGTTGCAGGATGGTGAATCGGCCGTTACGTTACAACTAAAGGAGGCTAACCAGCAGCTGGCTTCGCTCGAAAAATTCAACCCCGATATTGCCGAGCTGCACGAGCGTTTGAACAGCACCCTTATTGAGTTGAAAGACATTGCTGCCGAAATTGAAATACTGGAGCAACGTACCCAAACCAATGAGGCCCGGGCCGACGAGGTAAACACCCGTTTGAGTTTGATTTATAACCTGCAAAAAAAACATCGCGTAACCAGCAATGCCGAACTACTGGCCATACAGGAAGATCTTTCGGGCAAAATACAGCAGGCATTGTTTGGCGATGAGGAAATAGACGCGTTACAAGAACAGATTAAACTGCAAAAGGCCGATTTGGAAAGACTTGCCGAACAGCTATCGGCTAACCGCATCAATGCCCTCCCAGATATTGAGAAGCAGGTAATGGATACCCTGGCCGAAATGGGCATGGGCAATGCTCAAATTAAAATTGAACATACCCACAACGCCGATAAAGAACTCACCAAAAACGGTACCGACCAAATCCGTTTCCTGTTCACCGCCAATAAGGGCCATAACCTGGCCGAGATGAGCAAGGTGGCATCGGGTGGTGAGCTTTCGAGGCTCATGCTGAGCATTAAGTCGATCATTGCCAAGTATACTTCCTTACCAACCATTATTTTTGACGAGATAGACACCGGCGTATCGGGCGAGGTGGCCAACAAAGTGGGTATTATTATGGAACGCCTGGCCAAAAACCTTCAGGTAATGACCATTACACACCTGCCGCAAATTGCCAGTAAAGGCCAAAGTCACTATTTTGTGTATAAGGATACCGAAACTGATACCACCTTTACCCAACTACGCAAACTAAACAATGACGAGCGTGTGCTCGAAATTGCTAAAATGCTGAGCGGTGACAAGCCGGGAGAAAGTGCGCTGCAAAATGCGAAGGATTTGTTGAAGATATAAACATTAACCGTCACAGCAATTACGAATTTCTTATGGCCTGCTACCGCGATAACGTGTTTGTTATACATATGGCTTAGTGACAAATAATTTCTACCTTTACCCCCCGATTAACAATTCGAAAGAACATGGCTTATAATTTATTACAAGGTAAAAAGGGTATCATTTTCGGTGCTCTTGATGAAAAATCAATTGCCTGGAAAACAGCCCAACGCTGCAAAGCCGAAGGTGCCGAACTGGTATTATCCAATGCCCCTATTGCCCTGCGTATGGGTACCATTAATCAACTGGCCGAAGAGGTGAATGCCCCTGTTATTCCGGCTGATGTTACCGTAACCGCCGATATTGAAAATTTATTTACCCAGGCCCAGGAACACTTTGGCGGTAAAATAGATTTCGTACTGCACTCTATTGGCATGAGCATTAACGTGCGCAAAGGCATACATTACACCGAAAACAATTATGAGTTTTCGCACAAAGGCATGGACATTTCGGCCTTGAGCTTGCACCGTATTTTACAGGTTGCCATGAAACAGGATGCCATTAACGAGTGGGGTTCGGTTGTTGCTTTATCATACATTGCCGCTCAACGTGTATTCCCTGATTATAATGACATGGCCGATAATAAGGCTATGTTAGAAAGCATTGCCCGTAACTTTGGTTACCAATACGGTGTTAAAAAGAATGTACGTATCAATACCATATCACAATCGCCAACCCGCACCACTGCAGGTTCGGGCGTTAAAGGCTTTGATGGCTTTGTTGATTTTGCCGAAAAGATGAGTCCGCTGGGTAACGCCACTGCCGACCAGTGTGCCGATTACTGCGTAACCCTGTTCTCCGATTTAACTAAAATGGTTACTATGCAAAATCTTTTCCATGATGGTGGATTCTCCTACACCGGCGTAACCCAAGCTATCATCGATCAAATGACTAAATAATCCTCCCAGGAATATACCTATTGAAAGCCACGTTAAATAACGTGGCTTTTTTGTTTTGAATATTAACTAAATTTTTAGTTAATTTGAATTATGCTGAAGTATGGGTTTATATTATTACTGTTTTGTCCGCTACTGTCGTGGGCACAATATACCATATCAGGCAAAATCATCAATCTGTATGATAAAAAACCTATTGCCAAAGCCAGTGTATTTTTAAGTAATACCACCGTAGGCAGTGCAAGCGGCGAAGATGGCAGTTATACACTCAGTAATGTAAAACCAGGCCAATATGATATGGTGGTGTCGGTAGTGGGATATGAAACCTTTCATAAAACGGTACTAATCAGTAATAATCTCAACATTCCGTACATAGAGCTTACGCCCAAAACAGTTGAATTAAATGCCGTATTGGTTAAGCCCGATCCTAACTGGCAACAGAATTACAGATTATTTAAGGAGGAGTTTTTTGGCCGTTCGCCCGAAGCTGAACAATGTAAGATACTTAACCCTGAGGTCTTAAATTTGGATTTTGACAAAAGCAAGAATGAACTTACAGCCAGTTCTAACGGCTATCTTGAAATTGAAAACAAAGCTTTAGGCTATAATATCAAATACAACCTGGTAGAGCTTAAACGTAACTACCGCAGCGGTATAACATTTTATATGGGCAATACCTTGTTTACAGATATGCAAGGCAAATCATCGCAACAAAAAAAATGGCGCAAGGCTCGTTTAAACGCATATTTAGGCTCAAGCGAGCACTATTTCCGTTCTATTATCAGCAACACTTTAACCGAAGCTGGCTTTAAAACCTTCCCACTACTCCGAAGGCCAAATCCACAACGGAAACCTGATAGTTTAATTAAAGCCAAACTTAAACAGTTTAGAATGGCATCATTGCTAAATGGCACACACAATTTTCAACGTAATGACTCGCTCAACTACTGGGCCGAACAAAACCGCCTACCTAAAACGGTTGATTATTTGGTTACCAAACCGCTACGTGTAGATAGTTTGGTAAAACGCACTGATGTAAAAGGAATTTTTGCCCTTAGTTACAACGAAATTTTGTATATTGTTTACATTAAAAAAAGTGATGATGGGAGCTTACAAAACAAACCGATGAATGCGCCAAACAATCCGGCTACCCTCATGACTATTAAGGAACCCTATACCTTTTTTGATTTGAATGGAATTATTATTAATCCAACATCATTTTTATACGAAGGAGCTTGGGGAACCGACCGCGTAGCTAAATTACTCCCGGTTGATTACGACCCGGCCGAAAAAGAACACAAACCTTAATACCATATCACACAACACACACCACAAAGCAAAACGGCCGCTAATTTCTTAGCGGCCGTTTGCATTTATGTTATTAAAACTTATCCCTGCTGCTCTGCTTCGGGAGTTTTGCTTTCACCGTTGTGTTTAGCATTTATTTTTATTTCGTTGGCTTCTTTGTCAAAGTCAACTTCCATAACGTCACCATCAGCTAATTCGCCTTTCAATATTTCCTCGGCAATCGGGTCTTCGAGGTATTTTTGAATGGCACGTTTAAGTGGACGTGCGCCAAAGTTCTCGTCGTAACCACGTTCGGCAATTACTTCTTTGGCATTTTCGGTCAACTCAATTTTGTAACCTAAGCTGTTTATACGGCCAAATAATGAGGCTAACTCAATATCAATGATTTTGTAAATGTTCTCTTTAGTTAAAGAGTTAAATACAATCACATCATCAACACGGTTCAAAAACTCAGGGGCAAAAGCACGTTTCAGTGCGTTTTCAATTACACCTCTCGAATGGGCATCGGCTTGGTTAACTTTGGCAGCAGTGTTGAAACCAACACCTTGTCCAAAATCCTTTAACTGGCGTGCACCAATATTTGAGGTCATGATGATAATGGTATTCCTGAAATCAACCTTACGACCTAACGAGTCGGTTAGCTGACCTTCATCCAACACCTGTAAAAGAATATTGAAAACATCAGGGTGAGCTTTTTCGATCTCATCTAACAATACCACCGAGTATGGTTTACGACGTACTTTTTCGGTTAATTGTCCACCTTCTTCATAGCCTACGTAGCCCGGAGGCGCACCAACTAAACGTGATACGGCAAATTTTTCCATGTACTCGCTCATGTCAATTTGAATGAGGGCTTCCTCAGAATCGAACATAAAACGGGCAAGCTCTTTAGCAAGCTCGGTTTTACCAACACCGGTAGGACCTAAGAAAATAAACGAACCGATCGGTTTTTTCGGATCTTTCAGTCCGGCACGGGTACGTTGAATGGCACGGGTAAGCTTTTTAATAGCATCATCCTGACCAATAATTTTACCTTGAATATTGTTGGTCATGTTCAACAGTTTTTGGCTGTCGGCTTGCCCAACTTTTTGTACCGGTATACCGGTCATCATGGCAACCACTTCAGCAACATTATCTTCTGTTACGGTGTAACGTTTCGACTTTGTTTCAGCTTCCCAGGCTGCTTTAGCTTGTTCCAGTTCCTCGAGCAAGTGCTTTTCGGTATCACGAAGTTTTGCGGCTTCTTCATACTTCTGGCTACGAACTACACGGTTTTTCTCAACCTTGATCAACTCTATCTTCTGCTCAATATCCAGGATGTTATCCGGAACATGAATATTGGTTAAGTGTACACGCGAGCCAGCTTCGTCTAAAGCATCAATAGCTTTATCGGGTAAAAAGCGGTCGGTAATGTAACGTGCAGTTAAGCTAACGCAAGCGTTAATAGCTTCAGGAGTATAGGTTACGCCATGGTGCTCTTCGTATTTATCCTTAATGCGGGTTAAAATCTCGATAGTTTCATCTGGCGAAGCCGGTTCAACCATTACCTTTTGGAAACGACGGTCTAACGCACCATCTTTTTCAATGTACTGGCGATATTCATCTAAGGTAGTTGCGCCAATGCACTGGATTTCTCCACGGGCCAAAGCCGGTTTAAACATGTTCGAGGCATCTAAAGAGCCCGAAGCACCACCAGCACCAACAATAGTATGAATCTCATCAATGAA contains the following coding sequences:
- the recN gene encoding DNA repair protein RecN — translated: MLQQLTINNYALIDNLDISFDAGLNIITGETGAGKSIILGALSLILGQRAESKYFFNQQKKCVIEGTFKIGGFHLKAFFEDNDLDYEVETVLRREISSDGKSRAFVNDTPVNLATLKLLGEQLIDIHSQQATREINDPAFQLLVVDGVAKHQPLLLEYQSGFRAYKKANTRLQQLITDSNKAKADLDYYQFQFDELEKAALLADEQEELEKELFTLNNAEEIKRNLTGALYLLQDGESAVTLQLKEANQQLASLEKFNPDIAELHERLNSTLIELKDIAAEIEILEQRTQTNEARADEVNTRLSLIYNLQKKHRVTSNAELLAIQEDLSGKIQQALFGDEEIDALQEQIKLQKADLERLAEQLSANRINALPDIEKQVMDTLAEMGMGNAQIKIEHTHNADKELTKNGTDQIRFLFTANKGHNLAEMSKVASGGELSRLMLSIKSIIAKYTSLPTIIFDEIDTGVSGEVANKVGIIMERLAKNLQVMTITHLPQIASKGQSHYFVYKDTETDTTFTQLRKLNNDERVLEIAKMLSGDKPGESALQNAKDLLKI
- a CDS encoding enoyl-ACP reductase FabI, whose product is MAYNLLQGKKGIIFGALDEKSIAWKTAQRCKAEGAELVLSNAPIALRMGTINQLAEEVNAPVIPADVTVTADIENLFTQAQEHFGGKIDFVLHSIGMSINVRKGIHYTENNYEFSHKGMDISALSLHRILQVAMKQDAINEWGSVVALSYIAAQRVFPDYNDMADNKAMLESIARNFGYQYGVKKNVRINTISQSPTRTTAGSGVKGFDGFVDFAEKMSPLGNATADQCADYCVTLFSDLTKMVTMQNLFHDGGFSYTGVTQAIIDQMTK
- a CDS encoding carboxypeptidase-like regulatory domain-containing protein yields the protein MLKYGFILLLFCPLLSWAQYTISGKIINLYDKKPIAKASVFLSNTTVGSASGEDGSYTLSNVKPGQYDMVVSVVGYETFHKTVLISNNLNIPYIELTPKTVELNAVLVKPDPNWQQNYRLFKEEFFGRSPEAEQCKILNPEVLNLDFDKSKNELTASSNGYLEIENKALGYNIKYNLVELKRNYRSGITFYMGNTLFTDMQGKSSQQKKWRKARLNAYLGSSEHYFRSIISNTLTEAGFKTFPLLRRPNPQRKPDSLIKAKLKQFRMASLLNGTHNFQRNDSLNYWAEQNRLPKTVDYLVTKPLRVDSLVKRTDVKGIFALSYNEILYIVYIKKSDDGSLQNKPMNAPNNPATLMTIKEPYTFFDLNGIIINPTSFLYEGAWGTDRVAKLLPVDYDPAEKEHKP
- a CDS encoding ATP-dependent Clp protease ATP-binding subunit, coding for MEAKFSPRVKDVISYSREEALRLGHDYIGTEHLLLGLIRDGDGIAIKLLKGLNVDTAKLRRAVEDAVKGTTGTNVHIGSIPLTKQAEKVLKITYLEAKIFKSDIIGTEHLLLSILRDEDNIASQLLLQFNVNYEIFKGEVESHKNITDEMPGSSTGGDDDFKEEESFSQPKKVSDIKSKTPVLDNFGRDLTKAAEEGKLDPIVGREKEIERVSQILSRRKKNNPILIGEPGVGKSAIAEGLALRIVQRKVSRVLFNKRVVTLDLASLVAGTKYRGQFEERMKAVMNELEKSPDVILFIDEIHTIVGAGGASGSLDASNMFKPALARGEIQCIGATTLDEYRQYIEKDGALDRRFQKVMVEPASPDETIEILTRIKDKYEEHHGVTYTPEAINACVSLTARYITDRFLPDKAIDALDEAGSRVHLTNIHVPDNILDIEQKIELIKVEKNRVVRSQKYEEAAKLRDTEKHLLEELEQAKAAWEAETKSKRYTVTEDNVAEVVAMMTGIPVQKVGQADSQKLLNMTNNIQGKIIGQDDAIKKLTRAIQRTRAGLKDPKKPIGSFIFLGPTGVGKTELAKELARFMFDSEEALIQIDMSEYMEKFAVSRLVGAPPGYVGYEEGGQLTEKVRRKPYSVVLLDEIEKAHPDVFNILLQVLDEGQLTDSLGRKVDFRNTIIIMTSNIGARQLKDFGQGVGFNTAAKVNQADAHSRGVIENALKRAFAPEFLNRVDDVIVFNSLTKENIYKIIDIELASLFGRINSLGYKIELTENAKEVIAERGYDENFGARPLKRAIQKYLEDPIAEEILKGELADGDVMEVDFDKEANEIKINAKHNGESKTPEAEQQG